In Alphaproteobacteria bacterium, a genomic segment contains:
- a CDS encoding mandelate racemase/muconate lactonizing enzyme family protein, with amino-acid sequence MKITKIEPWLIKSAASYWGEFLFVEIRTDEGVTGWGEITTTTKIANRALTAMLRRISDMMVGEDPAHIERLWHKLFRSFTYMGSRGAAVECVSAIDIALWDIRGKVLGKPIYELLGGPVRDEIALYTHPDQRKFTSKENVIAEIRDIVKSGHTALKFDPFPQQGPYVDGRAREQREGYLDGSMTRKDQRKAAELTALIRETAGPDVEILIDAHGRFDVPTAIRLCNSLEEAGQIDWFEEPCPPESVDALMQVREKVNVPISWGERGHTKWDFVPILENRLADYIMPDVTWTGGISELKKISTLCEAFYIPVSPHDAAGPINVVAGAQVMMTVPNFYKLETSEWNLSKYDPLIDKPLDNSNGSLKLNKTPGLGIEMNREYLAANVVE; translated from the coding sequence ATGAAGATCACCAAAATCGAGCCATGGCTTATCAAGTCGGCGGCGTCCTACTGGGGCGAGTTTTTGTTCGTCGAAATCCGTACGGATGAAGGCGTCACAGGCTGGGGCGAGATCACCACGACGACGAAAATCGCGAACCGCGCGCTCACGGCGATGCTGCGGCGGATCAGCGACATGATGGTCGGCGAAGATCCCGCGCATATCGAACGCCTCTGGCACAAACTTTTCCGCAGCTTCACCTATATGGGCAGCCGCGGGGCGGCGGTCGAATGCGTCAGCGCGATCGATATCGCGCTATGGGACATTCGCGGCAAAGTTCTCGGCAAGCCGATCTACGAATTGCTGGGCGGCCCCGTGCGCGACGAGATCGCACTTTATACACATCCCGATCAGCGGAAATTCACCAGCAAGGAAAACGTGATTGCCGAGATCCGCGACATCGTGAAGTCGGGCCACACCGCGCTCAAATTCGATCCGTTCCCGCAACAGGGGCCGTATGTGGATGGCCGCGCGCGCGAGCAGCGTGAGGGCTATCTCGACGGCAGCATGACGCGCAAGGATCAGCGCAAAGCGGCCGAGCTGACCGCGTTGATCCGCGAAACCGCGGGGCCGGACGTCGAAATCCTGATCGACGCGCATGGCCGCTTCGACGTGCCCACGGCGATCCGCTTGTGCAATTCGCTGGAGGAAGCGGGGCAGATCGACTGGTTCGAGGAACCGTGTCCGCCCGAAAGCGTCGATGCGCTGATGCAAGTGCGCGAGAAGGTCAATGTGCCGATCTCGTGGGGCGAGCGCGGGCACACGAAATGGGATTTCGTGCCGATCCTGGAGAACCGTCTGGCCGACTACATCATGCCCGACGTCACGTGGACCGGCGGGATCAGCGAGCTCAAGAAAATCTCGACGCTGTGCGAGGCGTTCTACATTCCCGTGTCGCCGCACGACGCGGCAGGCCCGATCAATGTCGTCGCCGGCGCGCAAGTGATGATGACGGTGCCGAATTTCTACAAGCTCGAGACGTCGGAGTGGAATCTGTCGAAATACGATCCGCTCATCGACAAGCCGCTCGACAATTCGAACGGCAGCCTCAAACTGAACAAGACGCCGGGGCTCGGCATCGAAATGAATCGCGAATATCTGGCGGCGAACGTCGTCGAGTAA
- a CDS encoding phosphoenolpyruvate hydrolase family protein, with translation MFDERPATYPSQRRPWRSPRKRDGGLLVGAAIGVGRAATAAERGGADFLLALNAGRLRVRGATSLASMLPLADSNAYTLDFARAEILRRVAIPVFFGACAFDPQLDIGAFVRDLADEGFAGVANFPTVTHISGRFRAALEAAGLGYAREVALLKAAKREGLAAFGYAKTRDEVDALIEIGADIVCVNFGWNAGGPAGFDEWVGLDEATERARQLVRRIRRAAPGTICVIEGGPIVTPEQMYQVCAQAGADGYVGGSTLDRLPFELAVMQSTSAFKTAAVVGQRALADKAGGARTPGFGGLVGQSAAFRELMATIGRVAANDLPVLIVGEAGSGKSLAARAIHAAGPRRRGPVIVVDGGADAAETELKLFGREASEGQKRRIAAIEAADTTVIVERFERLRADLQLRIAAWLESGNFERGGGAPVRGLARLIGMTSSDPLRLAAEGALREDLLARFLPARVDVPSLRDRLDDVPLIARHVLASLPGQAPTLDAEAYRALLRHAWPGNQRELRAVLERCALRTRGGSISAAAIEDAIAGAAAPAPADPEDERGWIVEGLRRHRFRRGAAAAYLGLSRKTLYNKMRRYGIDG, from the coding sequence ATGTTCGACGAACGCCCCGCGACGTACCCTTCGCAGCGCCGGCCGTGGCGCAGTCCGCGCAAGCGTGACGGCGGCTTGCTGGTCGGCGCGGCGATCGGCGTGGGCCGTGCCGCGACCGCGGCCGAACGCGGCGGTGCGGATTTCCTGCTGGCGCTGAATGCAGGTCGGTTGCGGGTGCGCGGCGCCACGTCGCTCGCTTCGATGCTGCCGCTCGCCGATTCCAACGCCTACACGCTCGATTTCGCGCGCGCGGAGATTCTGCGCCGCGTCGCGATCCCGGTTTTTTTCGGCGCTTGCGCCTTCGATCCGCAGCTCGATATCGGCGCCTTCGTGCGCGATCTGGCCGACGAAGGCTTCGCGGGTGTGGCCAATTTTCCGACCGTCACGCATATCAGCGGCCGGTTTCGCGCGGCGCTGGAGGCGGCGGGGCTCGGCTATGCCCGCGAAGTGGCGCTGCTGAAGGCGGCCAAACGCGAAGGCTTGGCGGCGTTCGGTTATGCCAAGACGCGCGACGAGGTCGATGCGCTGATCGAAATCGGGGCCGATATCGTCTGCGTCAATTTCGGCTGGAACGCCGGCGGTCCGGCGGGATTCGACGAATGGGTCGGACTCGACGAAGCGACCGAGCGCGCGCGTCAGCTCGTGCGGCGCATCCGGCGTGCGGCACCCGGCACGATCTGCGTCATCGAAGGCGGGCCGATCGTGACGCCCGAGCAGATGTACCAAGTCTGCGCGCAAGCCGGCGCCGACGGCTATGTCGGCGGTTCGACGCTCGATCGCTTGCCGTTCGAACTCGCGGTGATGCAATCGACGTCGGCTTTCAAGACGGCGGCGGTCGTCGGCCAGCGCGCCTTGGCCGACAAAGCGGGTGGGGCGCGCACGCCGGGCTTCGGCGGGTTGGTCGGGCAATCGGCGGCGTTCCGCGAATTGATGGCGACGATCGGGCGCGTCGCGGCGAACGATCTGCCGGTGCTGATCGTCGGCGAAGCGGGGTCGGGCAAGTCGCTGGCCGCGCGCGCGATCCACGCGGCGGGACCGCGACGGCGCGGACCGGTGATCGTCGTCGATGGCGGGGCCGATGCGGCCGAAACCGAGTTGAAACTATTCGGGCGCGAGGCGAGCGAGGGGCAGAAGCGTCGCATCGCCGCGATCGAAGCCGCCGATACGACGGTGATCGTCGAACGTTTCGAACGCTTGCGGGCGGATCTGCAATTGCGTATCGCCGCGTGGCTCGAAAGCGGCAATTTCGAACGCGGCGGCGGGGCGCCGGTGCGCGGGCTCGCGCGGCTGATCGGCATGACGTCGTCCGATCCGCTGCGGCTGGCGGCGGAAGGCGCGTTGCGCGAGGATCTTCTCGCGCGTTTCCTGCCCGCGCGCGTCGATGTGCCGTCGTTGCGGGATCGATTGGACGACGTGCCGCTGATCGCGCGCCATGTTCTGGCCTCACTGCCGGGGCAAGCGCCCACGCTCGACGCCGAAGCCTATCGCGCTTTGCTGCGCCACGCCTGGCCCGGCAATCAACGCGAATTGCGCGCGGTGCTGGAACGTTGCGCGCTTCGCACGCGCGGTGGAAGTATCTCGGCCGCGGCGATCGAAGACGCGATCGCGGGCGCTGCCGCACCCGCACCGGCGGATCCGGAAGACGAGCGCGGCTGGATCGTCGAAGGATTGCGCCGCCATCGCTTCCGGCGCGGGGCGGCGGCGGCCTATCTCGGCCTGTCGCGCAAGACGCTCTACAACAAGATGCGCCGTTACGGCATCGACGGCTAA
- a CDS encoding Ldh family oxidoreductase: MTSTYNADELIAFAAGVAIKSGLDADKAKTVAEILVDGDLMGHTTHGLQLLAPYLAAAKSGKMKVTGAPTVIADRGSALTWDGHFLPGPWLVVQAMETAFARITTHPVVSVAIRRAHHIGCLAAYLTRATDRGLVMLLTCSDPSVASVAPHGAVAPRYTPNPFAAGFPTGGDPVLIDISASTTTNGLTGRMHRTDPAARLPGPWLVGPDGESSDDPAVLFGKPPGAILPLGGLDLGHKGFALGLIVEALTSALAGYGRADGETNWGASVFLQIIDPNAFGGGDAFKRELGWFVDSCRTAPVAPGNPPVRIPGERALALRKRQREDGVALHPEIMPALAKLAAETGVELPKLRGG, translated from the coding sequence ATGACCAGCACCTACAATGCCGACGAACTGATCGCGTTCGCGGCCGGCGTCGCAATCAAATCGGGGCTCGATGCCGACAAGGCGAAGACCGTCGCGGAGATCCTCGTCGACGGCGATTTGATGGGACACACGACCCATGGACTGCAATTGCTCGCTCCTTATCTGGCCGCCGCGAAATCCGGAAAGATGAAGGTAACGGGCGCGCCGACGGTTATCGCCGATCGCGGATCGGCCCTTACGTGGGATGGACATTTCCTGCCCGGCCCTTGGCTGGTCGTGCAAGCGATGGAGACCGCCTTCGCACGGATCACGACGCATCCGGTCGTCAGCGTGGCGATCCGCCGTGCGCATCATATCGGCTGCCTCGCCGCTTATCTGACGCGCGCGACCGATCGCGGGCTGGTGATGCTGCTGACCTGTTCCGACCCGTCGGTCGCGTCGGTCGCCCCGCATGGCGCGGTCGCCCCGCGCTATACGCCCAATCCTTTCGCGGCGGGATTCCCGACCGGCGGCGATCCGGTACTGATCGATATCAGCGCCTCGACCACGACCAACGGCCTGACCGGCCGCATGCACCGCACCGATCCCGCCGCGCGCCTGCCCGGCCCTTGGCTGGTCGGGCCCGATGGCGAAAGCAGCGACGATCCCGCCGTGCTTTTCGGCAAACCGCCGGGGGCCATCCTGCCGCTCGGCGGGCTCGATCTCGGCCATAAAGGTTTCGCGCTGGGCCTGATCGTCGAAGCGCTGACCTCCGCACTCGCCGGCTATGGCCGCGCCGACGGCGAGACCAATTGGGGCGCTTCGGTTTTCCTTCAGATCATCGATCCCAATGCGTTCGGCGGCGGCGACGCGTTCAAGCGCGAGCTTGGCTGGTTCGTCGATTCATGCCGGACGGCACCGGTGGCGCCGGGCAATCCGCCCGTCCGCATTCCCGGCGAACGCGCCCTCGCCTTGCGCAAACGTCAACGCGAAGACGGCGTCGCCTTGCATCCGGAAATCATGCCCGCGCTGGCCAAACTCGCCGCCGAGACCGGCGTCGAATTGCCCAAACTGCGCGGCGGCTAA
- a CDS encoding mandelate racemase/muconate lactonizing enzyme family protein: protein MKIVDLKCAVIGGSPIVRIVTDQGISGFGQVEKYKPYLKPFVLQFREPLLGADPTDVERTMLRIRQRGAFKPYGAAISAIEMALWDVAGKAAGVPVYKLLGGKVRDRVRVYNGAYRKPLARHRPEDFADEMKRMMALPEGFTIVKQGISFHSPMKNEPGYFYGEVEKSSLHGWLDRGMLTERGMAYTLDCVAAMKEALGDKVGLALDCGPGWMLPDAIRFARAVEKHHLMWLEDMLTGDYVPFVNADVYRDLTQSTSTPIHTGEQIYLRQNFKDLIERQAVRVVGPDPCDVGGIAELKWIAEYADLHGILMAPHGTGNGLLGLAALVQVGATLPHNFIAFECPVGDPEWWYDIVDGLPNPIIRNGMIEVWDRPGMGVELVPERAKRYLAAEDSAFFD from the coding sequence ATGAAGATCGTCGATTTGAAATGCGCCGTGATCGGCGGAAGCCCGATCGTGCGGATCGTCACCGACCAGGGCATCAGCGGCTTCGGCCAGGTCGAGAAGTACAAGCCTTACCTCAAGCCGTTCGTTTTGCAGTTTCGCGAGCCGTTGCTCGGCGCCGATCCGACGGATGTCGAGCGCACGATGCTGCGCATCCGCCAGCGCGGCGCGTTCAAACCCTATGGTGCGGCGATCAGCGCGATCGAAATGGCGCTGTGGGATGTCGCGGGGAAGGCGGCCGGCGTGCCCGTCTACAAGCTGTTGGGCGGAAAGGTGCGCGATCGCGTGCGCGTCTATAACGGCGCCTATCGCAAGCCGTTGGCGCGCCATCGACCCGAAGATTTCGCCGACGAAATGAAGCGCATGATGGCGCTGCCCGAAGGCTTCACGATCGTCAAACAGGGCATTTCGTTCCACAGCCCGATGAAGAACGAGCCGGGCTATTTCTACGGCGAGGTCGAGAAGAGCTCGCTGCATGGCTGGCTCGATCGCGGAATGCTGACCGAACGCGGTATGGCCTATACGCTCGATTGCGTTGCGGCGATGAAGGAAGCGCTGGGCGACAAGGTCGGGCTCGCGCTCGATTGCGGGCCCGGCTGGATGCTGCCCGACGCGATCCGCTTCGCCCGCGCGGTCGAGAAGCATCATTTGATGTGGCTCGAGGATATGCTGACCGGCGATTACGTGCCGTTCGTCAACGCCGACGTCTATCGCGACTTGACGCAATCGACATCGACGCCGATCCATACCGGCGAGCAAATCTATCTGCGCCAGAACTTCAAAGATTTGATCGAGCGGCAGGCCGTGCGCGTCGTCGGCCCGGATCCGTGCGACGTGGGCGGCATCGCCGAACTTAAATGGATCGCGGAATACGCCGATCTGCACGGCATTCTGATGGCGCCGCATGGCACGGGCAACGGTCTGCTGGGACTTGCGGCTCTCGTGCAAGTCGGCGCGACGCTGCCGCATAATTTCATCGCCTTCGAATGCCCGGTCGGCGATCCCGAATGGTGGTACGACATCGTGGACGGCTTGCCCAATCCGATCATCCGCAATGGCATGATCGAGGTGTGGGACCGGCCGGGCATGGGCGTCGAACTCGTGCCCGAGCGGGCGAAACGCTATTTGGCGGCGGAAGACAGCGCGTTCTTCGATTGA
- a CDS encoding mandelate racemase/muconate lactonizing enzyme family protein, giving the protein MKITDIKCAVIANSPVIRITTDEGITGWSQIETPKPYMQPIVLQLKSWLVGQDPVNVERIMKRIRVRGGFKPFGAAVSAIEIALWDIAGKAANLPIYRLLGGKVRDQVRTYRTLYQHEAKVGHTPDDYRKWAEYGMSLEGGFTMFKLPTSFHSSMVADFPDFHYGAVQRDAPFPYPHKGLLSEQGFDHLVACVRAAKETLGKGIGLAVDAGPGYLKQDALRFAKAVEDLHLLWIEDMITGDYVPYVNADVYREVTPHTTTPIHTGEQIYLRQNFKTLIDGHAVDVIGPDPCDVGGIAELKWIAEYADLYGISIAPHGTANGIFGLASLIQVCATLPDNLIAFEYPARFEPFWYDITEGFDRMPVKNGLIDVYDRPGLGVNLIPAKAKKYLTEGDSDFFD; this is encoded by the coding sequence GTGAAGATCACGGATATCAAATGCGCGGTTATCGCGAACAGCCCGGTTATCCGCATCACGACGGATGAGGGGATCACGGGCTGGAGCCAGATCGAAACGCCCAAGCCTTATATGCAGCCGATCGTACTGCAGCTGAAATCCTGGCTGGTCGGCCAGGACCCCGTGAATGTCGAGCGGATCATGAAGCGCATCCGCGTGCGCGGCGGGTTCAAACCGTTCGGTGCCGCCGTCAGCGCCATCGAGATCGCGCTGTGGGATATCGCGGGGAAGGCCGCCAATTTGCCGATCTATCGCTTGCTCGGCGGCAAGGTGCGCGATCAGGTACGGACCTATCGCACGCTCTATCAGCACGAGGCGAAGGTCGGGCACACGCCCGACGATTATCGCAAATGGGCGGAATACGGGATGTCGCTCGAAGGCGGCTTCACGATGTTCAAGCTGCCGACGTCGTTCCATTCTTCGATGGTCGCCGACTTCCCCGATTTCCATTACGGCGCGGTCCAGCGCGATGCGCCGTTCCCTTATCCGCATAAGGGACTGCTGAGCGAGCAGGGCTTCGATCATCTCGTCGCTTGCGTGCGCGCGGCGAAGGAAACGCTGGGCAAGGGCATCGGCCTCGCCGTCGATGCCGGCCCCGGTTATCTCAAGCAGGATGCGCTGCGTTTCGCCAAGGCGGTCGAGGATCTGCATCTGCTGTGGATCGAGGATATGATCACCGGCGATTACGTTCCGTATGTGAACGCGGACGTCTATCGCGAGGTGACGCCGCACACGACCACGCCGATCCACACCGGCGAGCAAATCTATCTGCGCCAGAACTTCAAGACGCTGATCGACGGCCATGCGGTCGACGTGATCGGGCCGGACCCGTGCGATGTCGGCGGAATCGCCGAACTCAAATGGATCGCCGAATACGCCGACCTGTACGGCATCTCGATCGCGCCGCACGGCACGGCGAATGGCATTTTCGGCTTGGCGTCGCTGATCCAAGTTTGCGCGACGCTGCCGGACAATCTGATCGCGTTCGAGTATCCCGCGCGTTTCGAGCCGTTCTGGTACGACATCACTGAAGGCTTCGACCGGATGCCGGTCAAGAACGGCTTGATCGACGTCTATGACCGGCCCGGGCTCGGTGTGAACCTCATTCCCGCGAAGGCGAAGAAGTATCTGACGGAAGGGGATTCCGACTTCTTCGACTGA
- a CDS encoding dihydroxy-acid dehydratase gives MTKNTKHGIAGGLTNYGDPEFAAYLRRSFARSMGYSSEALARPIVGIANTYSGFNNCHRHFPELVEATKRGVLMAGGLPVEFPTTSLGEVFLNPTSLKFRNLMAMDTEEMIRAQPIDAVVLLGGCDKTVPAQLMAALSANVPAVQVVAGPMSTGRHKGERLGACTDCRRFWARYRAGDVDAAEIETVEGRLATTAGTCAVMGTASTMACISETLGMSLPNSAAIPAVHADRLRNAEESGKRAVELIGTNTLRPRDIVTEKSIENAWRVLLAISGSTNAVIHLTAIARRAGVKVDLNRLNQLSDETPVLVNLKPVGDNYMEDFHAGGGVPAVLKEIRDLLHLDVPTVSGKSLRELIDAPLADQVNRTIVRPRAEPVDPDGGLVAVFGSLAPRGAIVKRAAADKKLLEHEGRAVVFSSLEDLSKRIDDPDLDVTADDILVLQNAGPRSAAAMPEAGYLPIPRKLAKAGVKDMVRISDARMSGTAYGAIVLHVAPEAAVGGPLALVKNGDRIKLSVAQRKLDLLVDEAELEKRRKALPAPAKIERRGYDKLYDAHVLQADEGVDFDIF, from the coding sequence ATGACGAAGAACACGAAGCACGGCATCGCGGGCGGCCTCACCAATTACGGCGACCCGGAATTCGCGGCGTATCTGCGCCGATCCTTCGCGCGCTCGATGGGCTATTCCAGCGAAGCGCTGGCGCGCCCGATCGTGGGCATCGCCAACACCTATAGCGGCTTCAACAACTGCCATCGCCATTTTCCGGAATTGGTCGAGGCGACGAAGCGCGGCGTGCTGATGGCGGGCGGATTGCCGGTCGAGTTTCCGACCACGTCGCTGGGCGAGGTGTTCCTCAATCCGACCAGCCTCAAATTCCGCAATCTGATGGCGATGGACACGGAGGAGATGATCCGCGCCCAGCCGATCGATGCGGTCGTTTTGTTGGGCGGCTGCGACAAGACCGTGCCGGCACAGCTGATGGCGGCGCTGTCGGCGAACGTGCCGGCCGTGCAGGTCGTCGCGGGGCCGATGTCGACCGGCCGCCATAAAGGCGAGCGTCTGGGCGCTTGCACCGATTGCCGCCGCTTCTGGGCGCGTTATCGCGCGGGCGACGTCGATGCGGCGGAGATCGAGACCGTCGAAGGCCGCCTCGCCACCACGGCGGGGACTTGCGCCGTGATGGGGACGGCCTCGACGATGGCCTGCATTTCCGAAACGCTGGGCATGTCGCTGCCGAACTCGGCGGCGATCCCGGCGGTGCATGCCGATCGCCTGCGCAACGCGGAAGAAAGCGGCAAGCGCGCGGTCGAGTTGATCGGTACGAATACGCTGCGTCCGCGCGATATCGTGACCGAAAAATCGATCGAGAACGCCTGGCGCGTGCTGCTGGCGATCTCCGGCTCGACCAACGCGGTGATTCACCTCACGGCGATCGCGCGCCGCGCGGGCGTGAAGGTCGATCTCAACCGATTGAACCAACTCTCCGACGAAACGCCGGTGCTGGTGAACCTCAAACCCGTCGGCGACAATTATATGGAGGATTTCCACGCGGGCGGCGGCGTGCCGGCCGTGCTGAAGGAGATCCGCGACCTGCTGCATCTCGACGTGCCGACCGTGTCGGGTAAGTCGCTGCGCGAGTTGATCGATGCACCCCTGGCCGATCAGGTGAACCGCACGATCGTGCGTCCGCGCGCCGAGCCGGTCGATCCCGATGGCGGCTTGGTCGCGGTGTTCGGCTCGCTCGCCCCGCGTGGTGCCATCGTGAAGCGCGCGGCGGCCGACAAGAAGCTGCTGGAGCATGAGGGGCGGGCGGTCGTGTTCTCGTCGCTCGAAGACCTCTCGAAGCGCATTGACGATCCCGATCTCGACGTCACCGCCGACGATATTCTGGTGTTGCAGAATGCGGGGCCGCGCAGTGCGGCCGCGATGCCGGAGGCGGGGTATCTGCCGATCCCGCGCAAGCTCGCCAAAGCGGGGGTCAAAGACATGGTGCGCATCTCCGATGCGCGTATGTCGGGCACGGCCTATGGCGCCATCGTGCTGCATGTGGCGCCGGAGGCCGCCGTGGGCGGACCGCTGGCGCTGGTCAAGAACGGCGACCGGATCAAGCTCAGCGTCGCTCAGCGCAAACTCGATCTATTGGTCGACGAAGCCGAGCTCGAAAAGCGGCGCAAGGCGCTGCCCGCACCGGCGAAAATCGAACGGCGCGGCTACGACAAGCTTTACGACGCGCATGTCCTCCAGGCCGACGAAGGCGTGGATTTCGACATCTTTTAG
- a CDS encoding phosphogluconate dehydratase, with product MKLHSVLESTAAAIASRSAKSRAAYLARLSRMRDAGTGRGKIGCANLAHGVAACPADDKAALVAGDAPNVAIVTAYNDMLSAHQPFETYPQAIKKAVRAAGGVAQVAGGVPAMCDGVTQGRKGMEMSLFSRDTIAMSTAIALSHDIFDAVLCLGVCDKIVPGLVMGALSYGHLPAIFVPAGPMTSGLGNSEKSKIRQLHAEGKVDRAALLAAESAAYHGPGTCTFYGTANSNQLLMEAMGLHIAGAAFANPDTPLRAAFTDAAARRAVELARTKAKGTGEMLDERTWVNAIVALLATGGSTNHTIHLIAMARMAGIELNWDDFDALSSVVPLLARIYPNGNADVNHFAAAGGTAFLMRELIDGGLLFADVTTAMGEGLGAYAREPWLDNGSLAWREPPRDSADRNVLRAIGEPFDAQGGIRILAGNLGRAVTKISAVAADRRRIEAPAKVFADQAELLAAFGEGALTGDFVAVVRFQGPRANGMPELHKLIPPLGVLQDRGQRVALVTDGRMSGASGKVLAAIHLSPEGAAGGPIARLRDGDMIRIDAEAGTLEVLADISAREPAILDPARDADGWGRELFASFRAVAGTSEEGASVIAAQR from the coding sequence ATGAAGCTCCATTCCGTGCTCGAATCGACCGCCGCCGCGATCGCTTCCCGTAGCGCCAAATCGCGCGCCGCCTATCTGGCGCGGCTTTCGCGCATGCGCGACGCCGGTACGGGGCGCGGGAAGATCGGTTGCGCCAATCTGGCGCATGGTGTGGCCGCGTGCCCGGCCGACGACAAGGCGGCGCTGGTCGCCGGCGATGCGCCCAACGTCGCGATCGTCACGGCCTATAACGATATGCTCTCGGCGCATCAGCCGTTCGAGACCTATCCGCAGGCGATAAAGAAGGCGGTGCGCGCGGCGGGCGGCGTGGCGCAGGTCGCGGGCGGCGTGCCCGCGATGTGCGACGGCGTTACCCAAGGCCGCAAGGGCATGGAGATGTCGCTGTTCAGCCGCGACACGATCGCCATGTCGACGGCGATCGCGTTGTCGCACGATATTTTCGACGCCGTGCTGTGCCTGGGCGTTTGCGACAAGATCGTGCCCGGCTTGGTGATGGGGGCGTTGTCCTACGGCCATCTGCCCGCGATCTTCGTGCCCGCCGGACCGATGACATCGGGCCTGGGCAATTCGGAAAAGAGCAAGATCCGTCAGCTCCACGCCGAAGGCAAAGTCGATCGCGCGGCGCTGCTGGCGGCGGAAAGTGCGGCCTATCACGGGCCGGGGACGTGCACGTTCTACGGCACGGCGAATTCCAATCAGTTGCTGATGGAGGCGATGGGCTTGCATATCGCGGGTGCGGCCTTCGCCAATCCGGACACGCCCTTGCGCGCGGCCTTTACCGACGCCGCGGCGCGTCGTGCGGTGGAACTGGCGCGTACCAAAGCCAAGGGTACCGGCGAAATGCTCGACGAGCGCACCTGGGTCAACGCGATCGTGGCGCTGCTGGCGACCGGCGGGTCGACCAACCACACGATCCATCTGATCGCGATGGCGCGTATGGCGGGGATCGAACTCAATTGGGACGATTTCGACGCGTTGTCGAGCGTCGTGCCGCTGCTGGCGCGCATCTATCCCAACGGCAACGCCGACGTGAACCATTTCGCGGCGGCGGGCGGTACGGCTTTCCTGATGCGCGAACTGATCGACGGCGGTTTGCTGTTCGCCGATGTGACGACGGCGATGGGCGAGGGGCTTGGCGCTTACGCGCGCGAACCCTGGCTCGATAACGGAAGCTTGGCGTGGCGCGAGCCGCCACGCGACAGCGCCGACCGCAACGTGCTGCGCGCGATCGGCGAACCGTTCGACGCGCAAGGCGGTATTCGCATTCTCGCCGGCAATCTCGGCCGCGCGGTGACGAAGATATCCGCCGTCGCGGCGGATCGCCGGCGTATCGAAGCGCCCGCGAAAGTGTTCGCCGATCAGGCGGAGCTGCTGGCGGCGTTCGGGGAGGGCGCGTTGACCGGCGATTTCGTCGCGGTCGTGCGCTTCCAAGGCCCGCGCGCCAACGGCATGCCGGAACTCCACAAGCTGATCCCGCCTTTGGGCGTGTTGCAGGATCGCGGGCAGCGCGTGGCGCTGGTAACCGATGGGCGCATGTCGGGCGCTTCGGGCAAGGTCCTCGCCGCGATCCATCTCTCGCCCGAAGGGGCGGCGGGCGGGCCGATCGCGCGTTTGCGCGATGGCGACATGATCCGCATCGACGCCGAAGCGGGCACGCTCGAGGTGTTGGCCGACATTTCGGCGCGCGAGCCGGCGATCCTCGACCCTGCGCGCGACGCCGATGGCTGGGGGCGGGAATTGTTCGCGTCGTTCCGCGCCGTCGCCGGCACATCCGAGGAAGGCGCCTCGGTCATCGCGGCGCAGCGCTAA
- the tal gene encoding transaldolase produces the protein MTTAKKSKLDQLREMSTVVADTGDIDAVRRLKPVDCTTNPSLILKAVENPAASAIVDAAIAWGKKSSLPRDAAIHAVCDRLAVDFGAELAKIVPGRVSTEVDADLSFDAKASVEKAREVIAGYQARGIGRERILIKLAATWEGVRAAEVLQREGIDCNLTLVFSLAQAIVCAEAGAFLISPFVGRILDWHVKAGKGPFDAETDPGVVSVRNIYAYYKARGFATVVMGASFRNTGEIEALAGCDRLTISPALLDQLAAQEGDLPRKLTAPAMPTEAAAPKMSEAEFRRRLNDDAMATEKLSEGIRLFSADLAKLRAIVAARL, from the coding sequence ATGACGACAGCCAAAAAATCCAAGCTCGATCAGCTGCGCGAAATGTCGACCGTGGTCGCCGATACCGGCGATATCGACGCGGTGCGCCGCCTGAAGCCGGTCGATTGCACGACCAATCCGTCGTTGATCCTAAAGGCGGTCGAGAATCCGGCGGCGTCGGCGATCGTCGATGCGGCGATCGCGTGGGGCAAGAAATCGTCCTTGCCGCGCGATGCGGCGATCCATGCCGTGTGCGACCGCCTCGCCGTCGATTTCGGCGCCGAGCTCGCCAAGATCGTGCCGGGCCGCGTGTCGACCGAGGTCGATGCGGATTTATCGTTCGATGCGAAGGCGTCGGTCGAAAAGGCGCGCGAAGTGATTGCGGGCTATCAGGCGCGCGGGATCGGCCGCGAGCGCATCCTGATCAAGCTCGCCGCGACCTGGGAAGGGGTGCGCGCCGCCGAAGTGCTTCAGCGCGAAGGCATCGACTGCAATCTGACGCTCGTCTTCAGCCTCGCCCAGGCGATCGTTTGCGCCGAAGCGGGCGCGTTCCTGATCTCGCCCTTCGTCGGGCGCATCCTCGATTGGCACGTCAAGGCGGGCAAGGGCCCGTTCGACGCGGAAACCGATCCCGGCGTCGTCTCGGTGCGGAACATCTACGCCTATTACAAGGCGCGCGGCTTCGCGACCGTCGTGATGGGCGCTTCGTTCCGCAACACGGGCGAGATCGAAGCTTTGGCCGGCTGCGATCGTCTGACGATCAGCCCCGCGCTGCTCGACCAATTGGCCGCGCAGGAAGGCGATCTGCCACGCAAGCTGACCGCCCCCGCCATGCCGACGGAAGCCGCCGCGCCGAAAATGAGCGAGGCGGAATTCCGCCGTCGCCTCAACGACGACGCGATGGCGACCGAGAAACTGTCGGAAGGCATTCGCCTGTTCTCGGCCGATCTCGCCAAATTGCGCGCCATCGTCGCCGCGCGGTTGTAA